From the genome of Vulpes lagopus strain Blue_001 chromosome 2, ASM1834538v1, whole genome shotgun sequence, one region includes:
- the LOC121480700 gene encoding LOW QUALITY PROTEIN: DDB1- and CUL4-associated factor 13-like (The sequence of the model RefSeq protein was modified relative to this genomic sequence to represent the inferred CDS: substituted 2 bases at 2 genomic stop codons), whose product MKVRMLSRNPDNYVHETKLDLQXVPRNYETLHPFEVPREYVRALNATKLERVFAKPFLASLDGHRDGVNCLAKHPKSLATVLSGACDGEVRIWNLTKXKCIRTIQAHEGFARGICTRFCGTSFFTVGDDKTVKQWKMDGPGYGEEEEPLHTRLGKTVYTGIDHHWKEAVFATCGQQVDIWDEQRTSPICSMSWGFDSISSVKFNPIETFLLGSCASDRNIVLYDMRQATPLKKVILDMRTNTICWNPMEAFIFTAANEDHNLYAFDMRAPDTPVMVHMDHVSAVLDVDYSPTGKEFVSASFDKSIRIFPVDKSRSREVYHTKRMQHVICVKWTSDSKYIMCGSDEMNIRPWKANASEKLGVLTSPEKAAKDYNQKLKERFQHHPHIKRIARHRHLPKSIYSQIQEQRILKEASRRKEVNRLKHSKPGSVSIVPEKKKHIVAVVK is encoded by the coding sequence ATGAAGGTGAGGATGCTGAGCCGGAACCCGGACAACTATGTCCACGAAACCAAGCTGGACTTACAATGAGTTCCAAGAAACTATGAAACCTTACATCCTTTTGAGGTCCCACGAGAGTACGTAAGAGCTTTAAATGCTACCAAACTGGAACGGGTATTTGCAAAACCATTTCTTGCTTCCCTGGATGGTCACCGAGATGGAGTCAATTGCTTGGCAAAGCATCCAAAGAGCCTGGCTACTGTCCTTTCTGGGGCATGTGATGGAGAGGTTAGAATTTGGAATTTGACTAAATGAAAATGTATCCGCACAATACAAGCACATGAAGGTTTTGCACGAGGAATATGTACTCGATTTTGTGGGACTTCTTTTTTTACTGTTGGTGATGACAAAACTGTGAAGCAGTGGAAAATGGATGGACCAGGCTATGGAGAAGAGGAGGAACCATTGCATACAAGACTAGGAAAGACAGTGTATACAGGAATTGATCATCACTGGAAAGAAGCTGTTTTTGCCACATGTGGACAGCAAGTAGACATTTGGGATGAGCAAAGAACAAGTCCTATATGTTCAATGAGCTGGGGATTCGACAGTATAAGTAGTGTTAAATTTAATCCAATTGAGACATTTCTCTTGGGAAGTTGTGCTTCTGACAGAAATATAGTACTATATGATATGAGGCAAGCTACTCCCCTGAAAAAGGTCATCTTAGATATGAGAACAAATACAATATGTTGGAACCCTATGGAAGCTTTCATTTTTACTGCAGCAAATGAAGATCACAACTTATATGCTTTTGATATGCGTGCACCGGACACTCCCGTAATGGTACATATGGATCATGTATCTGCGGTGCTTGATGTGGATTATTCTCCCACTGGGAAAGAGTTTGTGTCAGCTAGTTTTGATAAATCTATTCGTATCTTTCCTGTGGACAAAAGTAGAAGCAGGGAGGTCTATCACACAAAGAGAATGCAACATGTTATCTGTGTGAAATGGACTTCTGACAGCAAATATATTATGTGTGGATCTGATGAAATGAACATTCGTCCTTGGAAAGCTAATGCTTCTGAAAAATTGGGTGTGCTTACATCACCAGAAAAAGCAGCCAAAGATTATAACCAGAAGTTGAAGGAGAGATTTCAGCATCATCCTCACATAAAACGCATTGCTCGTCACCGGCACCTACCAAAATCCATCTACAGCCAGATCCAGGAACAGCGCATCCTGAAGGAAGCTTCCCGACGAAAGGAGGTGAATCGTCTCAAACACAGCAAGCCTGGATCTGTGTCGATTGTCCCAGAGAAGAAGAAACACATAGTGGCAGTTGTGAAGTAA